The following proteins come from a genomic window of Actinomarinicola tropica:
- a CDS encoding DsbA family oxidoreductase yields the protein MTAGPHEQIDFYFDPMCPWAFQTSLWIREVRDRTGLEISWRFFSLEEINRVEGKKHPWEREWSFGWSQMRIGALLRRDGHDVVDRWYEALGRAFHLQGRKTHTPDVHRELLAELGHDPEVLDRALADVSTHDEVRADHDRAVGTYAAYGVPTIVLPGDHAVFGPVITPAPTGDEAVRLWDLVRGWADFPHLFELTHPKTQDDRRHIAESFDPYLRSRDWRTVANPVS from the coding sequence ATGACGGCCGGGCCGCACGAGCAGATCGACTTCTACTTCGACCCGATGTGCCCGTGGGCGTTCCAGACGTCGTTGTGGATCCGGGAGGTGCGGGACCGCACCGGGCTCGAGATCTCGTGGCGCTTCTTCAGCCTGGAGGAGATCAACCGCGTCGAGGGCAAGAAGCACCCGTGGGAGCGCGAGTGGTCCTTCGGCTGGTCGCAGATGCGCATCGGCGCGCTCCTGCGTCGCGATGGCCACGACGTCGTCGACCGCTGGTACGAGGCGCTCGGTCGTGCCTTCCACCTCCAGGGGCGCAAGACGCACACCCCGGACGTGCACCGCGAGCTGCTGGCCGAGCTCGGCCACGACCCCGAGGTGCTCGACCGGGCGCTCGCCGACGTGTCGACCCACGACGAGGTCCGGGCCGACCACGACCGGGCGGTCGGCACCTACGCCGCCTACGGGGTGCCCACGATCGTCCTGCCCGGCGACCACGCGGTGTTCGGGCCCGTGATCACGCCGGCACCGACGGGGGACGAGGCGGTCCGGCTCTGGGACCTCGTCCGGGGATGGGCGGACTTCCCCCACCTCTTCGAGCTGACGCACCCGAAGACCCAGGACGACCGCCGCCACATCGCCGAGAGCTTCGACCCCTACCTCCGCTCGCGCGACTGGCGGACGGTGGCCAACCCGGTCAGCTGA